One stretch of Paenibacillus sp. FSL R5-0341 DNA includes these proteins:
- a CDS encoding glutathionylspermidine synthase family protein, with protein sequence MRQVIQLPFSHEEVFQGETEQQIPYHRMYGKQYCVPALTVYSPSEVQELRTAAEAVDGIYCKVMRFIQQYMPDSFLEHQLGIHPGLIPTARMEMVTGGITRQDWIIGEAGPKCIENNTDTPTGIPEAAALEGILVSLAEDVALTVPSAEMDTRIRECFRIWLEFYAEQGLQGPVTFTSFGEHVEDRTNTEYLTRRCQEAGYEVFYAPLEELEIVPGEALYHRGREINLLYRLYPLEYLIDDRDETTGVEIGVALLDLVREGRLGLMNPVQHVLMQSKGFMAAIWSLYERNEQTPEYCGFTLFDEAEMDVISRYLLPTYFSAEPFELNAIPYVAKSYWGREGRGTLLLDGGTNNAFGKQDMEHPLNDALESNLATGATEEDEEITAYYENQPKIYQQLVPMEQAVIETEDGAYSGYLLTGVFVIGGRLAGLLPRIGEKVTGDMAYYCAATVRERMNDEEEKEWRTWD encoded by the coding sequence ATGAGGCAAGTGATTCAACTGCCGTTTAGTCACGAAGAGGTATTTCAGGGCGAAACGGAACAACAGATTCCATACCATCGAATGTACGGGAAGCAATATTGTGTGCCTGCATTGACGGTCTATTCTCCCTCGGAGGTACAAGAGCTGCGCACCGCAGCCGAGGCGGTAGACGGCATTTACTGTAAAGTGATGCGATTTATCCAGCAATACATGCCGGATTCTTTTTTGGAGCATCAGTTGGGTATCCATCCCGGGCTTATTCCGACGGCACGTATGGAGATGGTAACTGGAGGCATTACCCGTCAGGACTGGATTATTGGAGAAGCTGGACCCAAGTGTATTGAAAATAATACGGACACCCCCACGGGTATACCGGAGGCCGCTGCATTGGAAGGTATTCTGGTAAGTCTTGCTGAGGATGTCGCGTTGACTGTACCATCTGCCGAGATGGATACACGTATTCGGGAGTGTTTCAGGATATGGCTGGAATTCTATGCAGAGCAGGGATTGCAGGGTCCGGTGACGTTTACTTCTTTTGGCGAACATGTCGAAGATCGTACAAATACGGAATATCTCACGAGACGGTGTCAGGAAGCGGGATACGAAGTTTTCTATGCCCCACTGGAGGAACTGGAGATTGTTCCGGGTGAGGCGCTTTACCATAGGGGGCGGGAGATCAACCTGCTGTACCGTCTCTATCCATTGGAGTATCTTATCGATGATCGGGATGAGACGACAGGAGTGGAAATTGGCGTAGCCCTGCTTGATCTTGTACGGGAGGGACGACTGGGCCTGATGAATCCCGTTCAGCATGTACTGATGCAGAGCAAAGGCTTCATGGCGGCAATCTGGTCGCTCTACGAGCGGAACGAGCAAACTCCGGAATATTGCGGGTTTACCCTCTTTGATGAAGCAGAAATGGACGTGATTTCCCGATATCTGCTGCCCACCTATTTTTCGGCGGAGCCTTTCGAGCTGAACGCCATACCATATGTAGCCAAGAGTTATTGGGGGCGCGAAGGCAGAGGAACTCTTTTGCTGGATGGAGGAACGAACAATGCCTTTGGAAAGCAGGATATGGAGCATCCTCTAAACGATGCGCTGGAATCCAATCTTGCAACTGGAGCGACAGAAGAGGATGAAGAGATTACAGCTTATTACGAAAATCAGCCCAAGATCTATCAGCAGCTGGTGCCGATGGAACAGGCCGTGATTGAGACGGAAGATGGAGCGTACAGCGGTTATCTGCTTACAGGGGTGTTTGTTATCGGTGGGCGTTTGGCTGGGTTGTTACCACGGATCGGGGAGAAAGTAACTGGAGATATGGCCTATTATTGCGCGGCTACGGTTCGTGAACGGATGAATGATGAGGAGGAAAAGGAATGGAGAACTTGGGATTAA
- a CDS encoding PadR family transcriptional regulator, producing MISSDVIRGYNDTLILYMLLEGESYGYEISKNIRQLTEEKYVMKETTLYSAFTRLEKNGYIESFYLDENSLGKRRTYYRITPPGLDYYREKCEEWKVTQEVVNLFIREL from the coding sequence GTGATCAGCAGTGACGTTATACGTGGCTACAATGATACGCTGATCCTCTACATGCTGCTCGAAGGGGAGTCGTATGGCTACGAGATTTCCAAGAACATCAGGCAGCTAACAGAGGAAAAGTACGTCATGAAGGAGACGACATTATACTCGGCCTTCACCCGATTGGAGAAGAACGGTTATATTGAATCGTTTTACCTGGATGAGAATAGTTTGGGAAAGCGTCGTACCTATTACCGGATTACGCCGCCCGGCCTCGACTATTACAGAGAAAAGTGTGAGGAATGGAAGGTTACGCAGGAGGTTGTTAATCTATTTATCAGGGAGTTGTGA
- a CDS encoding glycosyltransferase encodes MRKVGLVMRKIQFTEAQGPRVFADRLKQIGLELGVDIVFISPERHVSGYDWLPGYEHEKGDLVNYDIVLDQIHSQNIEHVIYTVSGFTFLKMFLPKSVLFPHSFPDPALTGYEMMKPFYTMVDKAIVQTEFLKTELGRNFGVHDVNVIPIGFSEEMANRHYDPSQVVHNRVLWIGRDEANRRPDLVLEYARQNPDKEVYMVFGGVRYKETMKKYDIPSNVKLKFALTQDEIFTLMNSAKVYWSCSAFDTFAMPLTEAMAMGKMVVKPEHACYGHIRSTHAFAGNEDNWFELVNMAAAAPRSVSEDNREYAFGAFSRTKMKEGYRNFFSDWLK; translated from the coding sequence TTGCGTAAAGTCGGACTTGTTATGCGTAAAATTCAATTCACGGAAGCTCAGGGGCCACGCGTATTTGCGGATCGACTGAAGCAGATTGGTCTGGAGCTGGGCGTGGATATTGTGTTCATCTCGCCGGAGCGTCATGTCAGCGGATACGACTGGTTACCAGGGTATGAGCATGAGAAAGGTGACCTGGTGAACTACGATATCGTGCTGGACCAGATTCATAGCCAAAATATAGAGCATGTCATCTACACCGTATCCGGGTTTACGTTTTTGAAGATGTTTTTACCGAAGAGTGTATTGTTTCCGCATAGTTTCCCTGATCCCGCACTGACGGGATATGAGATGATGAAGCCATTTTATACGATGGTGGATAAAGCGATTGTACAGACCGAGTTTTTGAAAACAGAACTGGGCCGCAATTTCGGCGTACATGACGTGAACGTCATCCCGATTGGTTTTAGCGAAGAGATGGCGAATCGGCACTATGACCCGAGCCAGGTTGTGCATAATCGGGTGCTCTGGATCGGTCGGGATGAGGCGAACCGTCGCCCGGATCTAGTTTTGGAATATGCTCGGCAGAACCCGGACAAGGAAGTATATATGGTGTTTGGCGGTGTACGCTATAAGGAAACCATGAAGAAGTACGACATTCCTTCCAACGTGAAGCTGAAGTTTGCGCTCACGCAGGATGAGATATTTACGTTGATGAATTCTGCGAAGGTGTATTGGAGCTGCTCGGCCTTTGATACGTTTGCGATGCCTCTGACGGAAGCGATGGCGATGGGCAAAATGGTTGTGAAGCCGGAGCATGCCTGCTACGGTCACATTCGATCCACGCATGCCTTTGCAGGCAACGAGGATAACTGGTTTGAACTGGTGAACATGGCTGCGGCTGCGCCGCGCAGTGTGTCAGAAGACAACCGGGAGTATGCGTTTGGTGCTTTTTCGCGGACGAAGATGAAAGAAGGGTACCGGAACTTTTTCTCAGATTGGTTGAAGTAA
- a CDS encoding TetR/AcrR family transcriptional regulator yields MKNKSHVDSKKKDILQAAMRLFATKGVDGISVKEIGDAAGVTDAAIYKHFKNKDAVALEAFTQYCADYTSLIDGYVRQEGPVLERFKQLVTEVLHLHDEDPYGLLLISQNHEIFIEAGSSEDYRQPLDALMDLIDQGMMRGELPQQDSRLTAVLVIGAITRMAVSSMQGELPELLVPYTGETVHRLASMLGHLPQE; encoded by the coding sequence ATGAAGAACAAATCTCATGTGGATAGCAAAAAGAAAGATATCCTACAAGCGGCGATGCGCTTGTTCGCAACCAAAGGCGTTGACGGCATATCCGTCAAAGAGATCGGTGACGCCGCCGGAGTAACCGATGCGGCGATCTACAAACATTTTAAAAACAAAGATGCCGTTGCCCTGGAAGCCTTCACCCAATACTGCGCGGACTATACCTCACTGATTGACGGGTATGTTCGACAGGAAGGTCCGGTACTGGAACGCTTCAAGCAACTGGTTACCGAGGTTCTCCATCTGCATGATGAAGATCCCTACGGGCTGCTGCTGATTTCACAGAATCACGAAATATTCATTGAAGCTGGAAGCAGCGAGGATTACCGTCAGCCGTTGGATGCGTTAATGGATCTCATCGATCAGGGAATGATGCGGGGCGAACTGCCTCAGCAGGATTCAAGGCTTACAGCCGTTCTGGTGATCGGTGCAATTACACGCATGGCGGTCTCCAGTATGCAAGGTGAGCTACCGGAGCTGTTGGTACCTTATACGGGCGAGACTGTTCACCGACTTGCATCGATGTTGGGGCACTTACCCCAAGAGTAA
- a CDS encoding NAD(P)H-dependent oxidoreductase: MKKILIIQGNPVSPSYNGAIAEAYRKGAVQAGADVRMITLNELAFNMNLEGGYRNKLPLEPDLLQAQEAIKWAEHLVWVFPIWWGGPPALLKGFIDRIFMPGYAFKYQKGKPFPDQLLKGRTARMITTMDGPSWYFKWFQGEPAHKMMKISTFGLTGIKPVRITTVDQVGKKSEEQRKNWLDKIEHLGRKMG; the protein is encoded by the coding sequence ATGAAAAAAATATTAATTATTCAAGGCAATCCCGTCTCACCCAGTTATAACGGCGCAATCGCCGAGGCTTACCGTAAAGGTGCGGTTCAAGCTGGTGCAGACGTTCGCATGATCACCCTGAACGAACTCGCGTTCAACATGAATCTGGAAGGAGGATATCGTAATAAACTTCCGCTTGAACCCGATTTGTTACAAGCCCAAGAAGCGATCAAGTGGGCCGAGCATCTTGTATGGGTATTCCCAATTTGGTGGGGAGGACCACCTGCCCTACTGAAAGGTTTCATTGACCGAATCTTCATGCCAGGTTACGCCTTCAAGTATCAAAAAGGAAAACCTTTCCCGGATCAACTGCTCAAAGGCCGCACCGCTCGCATGATCACCACGATGGATGGTCCGAGTTGGTACTTCAAGTGGTTCCAGGGTGAGCCCGCACACAAAATGATGAAAATCTCCACATTTGGACTCACTGGCATCAAACCTGTTCGGATAACAACTGTAGATCAAGTTGGTAAAAAGTCCGAAGAACAGAGAAAGAATTGGCTGGATAAGATCGAACATCTTGGGCGGAAGATGGGGTAA
- a CDS encoding aminoglycoside phosphotransferase family protein, with translation MVASVNEEMNAYSWVTPEGMLNDQYITSREQLYQGMNGRYVERFTVPTGESYIFKPLTNPAQHGRERWMYERVMSGLPPIYPQLIAASDLTIAPAQSWMIYEDLGQLVHDSQEATMLGAAAHMAAWHALPVTDWSELPRVGQKPSIHTMLDELQMHRQFTDELLSRLDMKLSASDWDKIATLILTAEEQLPTVLCHGDLHPGNMADVDGRLVILDWEHAHLNTPLWDIYHLVDLSHPLFPRTVTPALRERVMDVYLDKLGSLGVQIERVSFAEWYDAYAIVFSLWMLRLIDGDLRSEECVWPKEQLRNQWLETAATLEQCMKHMGEE, from the coding sequence ATGGTGGCTAGCGTGAACGAAGAGATGAATGCATACAGCTGGGTGACGCCCGAAGGGATGCTGAATGATCAATATATAACAAGCCGCGAACAATTGTATCAAGGAATGAACGGACGATATGTGGAGCGATTCACTGTTCCTACCGGTGAAAGTTATATTTTTAAACCGCTGACGAATCCTGCACAGCACGGACGGGAACGATGGATGTACGAGCGTGTGATGTCTGGCTTACCACCGATCTATCCGCAGCTTATTGCAGCGTCGGATCTTACCATTGCACCTGCACAGAGCTGGATGATCTACGAGGATCTGGGGCAACTGGTGCATGATTCGCAAGAAGCGACGATGCTCGGCGCAGCGGCACATATGGCAGCGTGGCATGCGTTGCCTGTTACGGATTGGAGCGAACTGCCTCGCGTAGGCCAGAAACCGTCCATTCACACGATGCTGGATGAGTTGCAAATGCATAGGCAATTTACCGATGAACTGTTATCCAGATTGGATATGAAGCTATCCGCATCCGATTGGGACAAGATTGCCACGTTGATTCTCACAGCTGAGGAGCAACTTCCAACTGTTCTGTGTCACGGAGACCTGCATCCCGGAAATATGGCGGATGTGGACGGCAGACTGGTCATCTTGGACTGGGAGCATGCCCATCTGAATACGCCGCTGTGGGATATATATCACCTAGTTGATCTCTCGCATCCGCTGTTTCCCAGAACGGTTACGCCTGCATTGCGAGAGCGGGTTATGGATGTTTATTTGGACAAACTGGGGAGCCTGGGCGTACAGATTGAACGGGTTTCTTTTGCAGAATGGTACGACGCCTATGCTATTGTATTTTCGCTCTGGATGCTGCGTTTGATTGACGGTGACCTGAGGAGTGAGGAATGTGTGTGGCCGAAGGAACAGCTGCGGAACCAATGGCTTGAGACGGCAGCAACGCTGGAACAGTGCATGAAGCACATGGGTGAGGAATAG
- a CDS encoding ABC-F family ATP-binding cassette domain-containing protein: MMMISAQQLTQYHGAHLVLDGITFEIMEGDKVALIGRNGSGKTTLMRLMARLNKPDEGQLMIKKDTRMGYVAQVPEGLDDRTVLDVLSLGFKELMICRTQMKEMEQQMSDPACAADPNQLERLLKRYAALQDQFEREGGYEMDARIDQVADGLDIAKAHYGWRFGSLSGGEQTRVVLASQLIVRPDLLLLDEPTNHLDLERVEWLEGFLREYPGTIVLISHDRYFLDRVVNRTLELEDGEAETSAGGYTEYMKVKEQRLLQQFEEFKEQQKVIKKMKETIRQLEEWGRVGGNEKFFRRAASMRKALERMEQVKRPVLERRNAEFDVRPTDRTGKRVAILEQVEKSYGEREILRGISGLLEYGDKIALIGRNGSGKTTLFKLLLGDEQPNAGKLEWGARVDVGYLAQQEEPTNPKLNVLEYFRLEAGVEEGEARGILARYLFYGADVFRSVGQLSGGEWTRLRLALLVQRKPNVLLLDEPTNHLDIASREALEESLVDFEGTVLAISHDRYFVNRLASRVWELEDGQMTAYLGDYEAYREKKLDLQARSAAATQATAGVGISSRGNAKSEMKSGLTSASSGTTRSGKKPEAISTMNGSTVAAIDGSRDHEASTESGKALTPSATAASKHRNGNGNQHSAEKLEQILARLEAQIQVLDQQLEVVQNNPLELEQIWNDREQLSAEYNDVLAQWAEL; encoded by the coding sequence ATGATGATGATTAGCGCGCAACAACTGACTCAATACCACGGAGCACATCTGGTGCTGGACGGCATTACGTTTGAAATTATGGAAGGCGACAAGGTCGCCCTGATCGGCCGCAACGGAAGCGGAAAGACAACACTTATGCGCCTGATGGCAAGACTAAACAAGCCGGATGAAGGGCAATTGATGATAAAGAAAGATACACGAATGGGATATGTGGCTCAGGTTCCGGAAGGATTGGATGACCGTACCGTTCTGGATGTACTGAGTCTTGGATTCAAGGAGCTTATGATATGTCGCACGCAAATGAAGGAAATGGAGCAGCAGATGTCCGATCCGGCATGCGCGGCAGACCCTAATCAATTAGAGCGCCTGTTGAAACGCTATGCGGCGCTGCAAGACCAGTTCGAGCGTGAGGGTGGATACGAAATGGATGCCCGGATTGATCAGGTGGCGGACGGTCTAGATATCGCCAAGGCACACTATGGTTGGCGCTTTGGTTCCCTGTCCGGTGGGGAGCAGACTCGGGTCGTGCTGGCTTCACAGCTAATCGTAAGACCCGACCTGTTATTGCTGGATGAGCCAACGAACCATCTTGATCTGGAGCGGGTCGAGTGGCTGGAAGGATTTTTACGAGAATACCCCGGTACCATTGTTCTGATCTCGCATGATCGCTATTTTCTGGATCGGGTAGTGAATCGAACACTGGAGCTGGAGGATGGAGAAGCGGAAACATCTGCTGGCGGTTATACGGAATATATGAAAGTGAAGGAACAACGGCTATTGCAGCAATTCGAGGAGTTCAAGGAGCAACAGAAGGTTATCAAAAAAATGAAAGAAACGATCCGCCAACTTGAGGAATGGGGTCGTGTGGGTGGCAATGAAAAGTTCTTTCGGCGGGCCGCTTCCATGCGCAAGGCGCTGGAGCGGATGGAACAGGTGAAGCGTCCTGTACTGGAGCGCCGCAATGCCGAGTTCGATGTGCGTCCTACCGATCGAACGGGTAAACGGGTAGCGATATTGGAACAGGTCGAGAAGAGCTATGGTGAGCGTGAAATCCTGCGCGGAATCTCGGGTCTGCTGGAATATGGAGATAAAATTGCACTCATTGGCCGCAATGGTTCCGGCAAGACGACCTTATTCAAGCTGTTGCTTGGTGACGAGCAGCCCAATGCGGGCAAGCTGGAGTGGGGGGCGCGTGTGGATGTGGGGTATTTGGCTCAACAGGAGGAACCCACGAATCCAAAGCTGAACGTACTCGAATACTTCCGTCTGGAAGCAGGCGTGGAGGAAGGAGAGGCTCGCGGAATTCTGGCCCGATATCTGTTCTATGGAGCGGATGTATTCCGCTCTGTCGGGCAATTATCTGGCGGGGAATGGACGCGCCTGCGGCTGGCACTGTTGGTGCAACGTAAACCTAATGTACTGCTGCTCGATGAGCCGACGAACCATCTGGATATCGCATCGAGAGAAGCGCTGGAAGAGTCGCTGGTTGATTTTGAAGGTACCGTACTTGCCATCTCACATGATCGGTACTTCGTCAATCGCCTCGCTTCCCGTGTCTGGGAACTGGAGGACGGACAGATGACCGCTTATCTGGGAGACTATGAGGCGTATCGCGAGAAGAAGCTTGATTTGCAAGCTCGTTCGGCGGCGGCGACTCAGGCTACAGCAGGAGTGGGAATTTCTTCTCGTGGGAACGCCAAGTCAGAGATGAAGTCAGGTTTAACGTCTGCGTCGAGTGGGACTACCAGATCAGGGAAGAAACCAGAAGCAATCTCGACAATGAACGGTTCCACTGTTGCGGCTATCGATGGAAGTCGAGATCATGAAGCTTCTACTGAATCAGGTAAGGCGTTAACTCCTTCGGCAACAGCTGCATCGAAACATAGAAACGGCAATGGCAATCAACACTCTGCGGAGAAGCTGGAACAAATTCTGGCTCGTCTTGAGGCACAGATTCAGGTGTTAGATCAACAGTTGGAAGTTGTGCAAAACAATCCGCTTGAACTGGAACAAATATGGAATGATCGCGAGCAATTGTCCGCTGAATATAATGATGTTTTGGCCCAGTGGGCTGAGTTATAA
- a CDS encoding nucleoside hydrolase: MRRVIIDTDTAGDDTIAILTALHHFQVEGITITGGNVQFDQEVENALYTVQVAGHGGKVPVYKGCERPLMAYGKAQHRTVEDVHGDDGMGGAHFPKADQRPESGHAVDFIIEKVHAHPGEIELLAIAPLTNIAMAIQKDPTIIPEIAHLYIMGGTNNALGNITPAAEYNFYVDPEAAKIVLHAGIPITMVGWEMCTQYSVMDDDDHAEIAALGTSGADFFTAINKVVMQFNKSVHKLNGTTHPDTLLMAVAADESIMTKSGQYYVDVEAAGELTRGYSVVDINGRFGKEPNVCVCEAIDRPKFKSMLLDVLSAIQ, translated from the coding sequence ATGAGAAGAGTCATCATCGATACAGATACAGCAGGAGACGATACGATTGCGATCCTGACGGCATTGCACCACTTTCAGGTGGAAGGCATCACCATTACGGGCGGTAACGTACAATTCGACCAGGAGGTTGAAAATGCCCTGTACACGGTACAGGTTGCTGGACATGGCGGCAAGGTGCCTGTATATAAAGGTTGCGAGCGTCCGCTAATGGCCTATGGAAAGGCTCAGCACCGGACAGTGGAAGATGTGCATGGCGATGATGGTATGGGCGGCGCGCATTTCCCGAAGGCAGATCAGCGTCCCGAGAGCGGGCATGCGGTTGATTTTATCATTGAGAAGGTGCACGCACATCCGGGTGAAATTGAACTTCTGGCGATTGCCCCGCTGACCAATATTGCAATGGCGATCCAGAAGGACCCAACCATTATTCCGGAGATTGCTCACCTGTACATTATGGGCGGAACGAATAACGCACTGGGCAACATCACACCGGCGGCGGAGTATAACTTCTACGTGGACCCGGAAGCGGCGAAAATTGTACTGCATGCGGGCATTCCAATCACGATGGTTGGCTGGGAGATGTGCACGCAATATTCAGTCATGGACGATGACGATCATGCAGAGATTGCAGCTCTTGGTACATCGGGTGCCGATTTCTTCACCGCAATCAACAAAGTGGTTATGCAGTTCAACAAGTCGGTACATAAACTCAATGGCACCACTCATCCCGATACGTTGCTGATGGCTGTTGCGGCAGATGAATCCATCATGACCAAGTCGGGTCAATATTATGTGGATGTGGAAGCGGCAGGAGAACTGACACGCGGATACAGTGTGGTGGATATCAACGGGCGTTTTGGCAAAGAGCCGAATGTATGTGTCTGTGAGGCGATTGATCGGCCCAAATTCAAATCCATGCTGCTGGACGTTCTGTCAGCGATCCAATAA
- a CDS encoding DUF350 domain-containing protein, which translates to MENLGLNLVNVAVGVGILLVVLVCGYFAFSKLTRYNDSEEIAKGNEAAGMYMGSKLLGLCIIVGMVSFSTHSWLDMLLWSAFGIIILCLVYIIFDFLIPKMRVCDEIARGNMAVAQLLRSIIIGVSIVIGTFLM; encoded by the coding sequence ATGGAGAACTTGGGATTAAACCTCGTGAATGTGGCGGTGGGTGTAGGCATTCTGCTGGTGGTATTGGTGTGTGGATATTTCGCTTTTAGCAAATTGACCCGGTATAACGATAGTGAGGAAATCGCCAAAGGTAACGAGGCGGCAGGTATGTATATGGGCAGCAAATTGCTGGGACTATGTATTATTGTAGGGATGGTATCTTTCTCAACGCATTCGTGGTTGGATATGCTGCTGTGGTCGGCGTTTGGAATTATTATTCTGTGCCTGGTCTATATTATATTTGATTTCCTGATTCCAAAAATGCGGGTGTGTGACGAAATCGCACGAGGCAATATGGCGGTAGCGCAACTGCTGCGTTCAATTATCATCGGCGTTTCCATCGTCATTGGTACATTTTTGATGTAA
- a CDS encoding permease prefix domain 1-containing protein, giving the protein METIMVYLENMFAGLPKTPEVEHLKRELLSGMEDKYLELKREGKSENEAIGIVISEFGNIEELTAELGIQPVSTEEAVPVLTEEEAYAYTTAKRNAGFWIGLGVLLCASGVAFLIFMDTLFENYATSAANRSVETGAVLGLIGMFVLIAIAVGMFIHSGMKLERFSHMEKSFQLPYTLKMSIQHSRESFALTYRVAIITGVCLCILSPVFIFAASSINDNYASYGVSAFMIMAGVGVFLFVYYGNIQGAYTNLLEKHQLTAEKKQEVKVVRAVEAIVWPLATAIFLFTGFVYQRWDINWAIFPITGILSGSFSNVYHIMKSKNPS; this is encoded by the coding sequence ATGGAGACAATTATGGTGTATCTGGAGAACATGTTTGCTGGTCTACCGAAGACACCCGAGGTGGAGCATCTGAAGCGGGAGCTCCTTTCGGGGATGGAAGATAAGTATCTGGAATTGAAGCGGGAAGGCAAGTCGGAGAATGAAGCCATCGGCATTGTAATCTCAGAATTCGGTAACATCGAGGAGCTAACTGCGGAACTCGGTATTCAGCCTGTTAGTACGGAAGAGGCAGTGCCTGTGCTGACGGAAGAAGAAGCCTACGCATATACCACTGCCAAAAGAAATGCCGGCTTTTGGATCGGGCTGGGTGTTTTATTGTGCGCGTCGGGTGTGGCGTTTCTGATTTTCATGGATACCTTGTTTGAGAACTATGCCACTTCAGCTGCAAATCGTTCGGTGGAAACGGGGGCTGTACTGGGCCTGATCGGCATGTTCGTGCTGATTGCGATTGCGGTAGGCATGTTCATTCACAGTGGCATGAAGCTTGAACGCTTCAGTCATATGGAGAAGAGCTTCCAGCTTCCTTATACACTTAAAATGAGTATTCAGCATAGTCGGGAGAGCTTCGCTCTGACTTATCGTGTAGCCATCATCACGGGTGTCTGCCTGTGCATTCTGTCTCCTGTGTTTATTTTCGCAGCCTCCTCTATTAATGATAACTACGCCTCTTATGGTGTATCTGCTTTTATGATCATGGCTGGGGTAGGAGTATTCCTATTTGTATATTACGGTAATATTCAGGGGGCTTACACGAACTTGCTGGAGAAGCACCAGTTGACGGCAGAGAAGAAGCAAGAGGTAAAGGTTGTGAGAGCCGTGGAAGCGATTGTATGGCCGTTGGCGACAGCCATCTTCTTGTTCACAGGCTTTGTATATCAGCGGTGGGATATCAATTGGGCCATATTTCCGATTACAGGCATTCTCTCCGGCAGCTTTAGCAATGTGTACCATATTATGAAAAGCAAAAATCCGTCCTGA
- a CDS encoding heme-degrading domain-containing protein encodes MTEKLKEMQQEEKDLVFGTFDSETALNLGLHLVEEAKRRSQAVTIDITLKGHRLFLHAMEGTHPDNEDWIRRKNNVVNHFSSSSWHTALRLRSENQTLEQDFNLLSSDYVLAGGAFPLILENEGQVGTITVSGLPDEEDHDLVTTGIRSFLLQQG; translated from the coding sequence ATGACAGAGAAATTAAAGGAAATGCAGCAGGAAGAAAAGGACTTGGTATTTGGCACATTTGATTCTGAAACGGCGCTTAACCTTGGCCTGCATCTGGTCGAAGAAGCGAAGCGTCGTTCCCAAGCCGTGACCATCGACATTACCCTAAAGGGACATCGTCTCTTTTTGCATGCGATGGAAGGCACTCATCCCGACAACGAAGACTGGATTCGCCGCAAGAACAACGTAGTGAATCATTTCTCATCCAGCTCTTGGCACACGGCTCTGCGGTTGAGAAGCGAAAACCAGACGCTTGAACAGGATTTTAATCTGCTTTCATCTGACTATGTGCTGGCTGGTGGCGCTTTCCCGCTAATTTTAGAAAATGAGGGACAGGTCGGTACCATTACGGTATCAGGTTTGCCTGATGAGGAAGACCATGATCTGGTCACGACAGGAATTCGCTCGTTTTTGTTGCAGCAAGGTTAG